The window GATGGGCGACATGGTGCGCCACTCGCCGCCCATGGTGGCCGTGCGCAACGTGGTGCTCACGCTGTTCGTGATCTTCCTGATCAAGAACGTGATCCTGTACGTCAAGGAATACACGATCTCGATGGTGGAGGGCCGCGTGACGCGCGACCTGCGCAACCAGACGTACTCGCACCTGCTGCACCTGGGCTTCCCGTTCTTCCAGCGCACGCGGGCGGGGCAGATCATCTCCCGCGTGACGGGCGACGTGGACCAGATGCGGATGGTGGTGACGAGCAACGTCTCCCGCCTCCTGTCCGAGGTGACGGAGGCGATCTTCGTCTTCGTCCTGCTCCTGCTGCTGTCGTGGAAGCTGACGCTGGTGGCGCTGATCGCGCTTCCGCCCATGCTGGGCTTCTGGGAGAAGCTGCGGAAGCGGCTGCGGCAGGGCGTGCTGCGCGTGCTGGACGCGGTGGGCGAGGTGGCGTCGCAGATCCAGGAGACGGTGAGCGGCATCCGCCTCGTGAAAGCATCGGGGGCGGAGCCGTGGGAGGAGGGGCGCTTCCGGGCGCTCACGCAGCGGCACTACAAGGCGCTCATCCGCAACGAGCGCTGGCGCAAGTTCTTCCCGCCCATGACGGAGATGATCACCGCCACGGCCATCCTGGCGCTGATCTGGTACGGCGTGTACCTGGTGCTGGACGAGAGGTCGCTGAGCGGGGCGGACCTCATCACCGTGCTGGTGCTGGCCGGCAAGCTGATGGCGCCGGTGAAGTTCATCGCCCAATTCCCGGCGGCGGTGCAGCCCGGCCTGGCCGCGGCGGAGCGCGTCTTCGAGCTGCTCGACGCGCCGGTGGAGATCACGGACCGGGCTGACGCGCTGCCGGTGGACGGCTTCCGCCGCGAGATCCGCTTCGAGGGCGTGGGGTTCGAGTACGCGCCCGGCGCGCCGGTGCTGGAGGATGTAGACCTCGTCATCCGTCCCGGGCAGGTGGTCGCGCTGGTGGGCCCCAGCGGGGCGGGGAAGAGCACGCTGGCGGACCTCATCCCCCGCTTCCACGACCCCACGAGCGGGCGCATCACGCTGGACGGCACGGACCTGCGCGACCTGAAGCTGGCGGAGCTGCGAGGCGTGCTGGGCATCGTGACGCAGGAGACCATCCTCTTCCACGACACCGTGCGCAACAACATCGCGTACGGGCTGCCGGACGCGACGCCGGAGCAGGTGGAGGCGGCGGCGCGCGCCGCGAACGCGCACGAGTTCATCGCGCAGATGCCGGCGGGCTACGAGACGGTGCTGGGGGAGAAGGGGACGCGCCTGTCCGGCGGCCAGCGCCAGCGCATCGCCATTGCCCGCGCGCTGCTACGGAACCCGCCGCTGCTCATCCTGGACGAGGCGACGAGCGCGCTGGACACCGAGAGCGAGCGGCTGGTGCAGCAGGCCATCGACGAGGTGATGCACGACCGCACGGTGCTCGTCATCGCCCACCGCTTCTCCACCGTGCGCCGAGCGGACGTGATCGTGGCGATGGAGGGCGGCCGCGTCGTGGAGCGTGGCACGCACGACGAGCTGCTGGCGCTGGACGGCCTGTACGCCCGCCTCTACCGCATCCAGTTCTCGACGACGGACGAGCCGGCGCTGCATTCGGCGGAGTAGCGCGCCGGCGGTGCCTGGCGGTTGAAACCGCGGCAACGACGGCGCAAAGTCCCCCTGCGGGGACTAACCCCAAAGCTTCGTCGCGGACGGAGCCTGGGAAACGCGAGGAAGCCCCAACCCTCTCCCGCTTGCGGGGGAGGGTGCGAGCCTAAGCGAGCGGGAGGGCGCATCGCCTCTCGCATCGAAACCCACATCAACACTGACGGATAGATGAACGTACCGCTGCTGGACCTGACGCTTCAGTACCGCGAGATCGCCGCGGAGATGGCCGCCGCGATGGCACCCGTGGTGGAGGAGCAGCGCTTCATCCTGGGCCCCGCGGTGGAGCGCTTCGAGCGCGAGATCGAGGCGTACCTGGGGGTGAAGCACGCCATCGGCTGCGCGAGCGGCACCGACGCGCTGCTGCTGGCCGTGCGCCCCTTCGGCGTGGACCACGGGACGGGGGCCGAGGTGGTGACGTCGCCGTTCACCTTCTTCGCCACGGCGGGCGCCATCCACAACGCCGGCGGCCGCCCCGTCTTCGCCGACATCCAACCCGACACCTTCAACCTGGACCCCGCCGCGGCCGACGAGGCGGTCACCGAGCGCACCCGCGTGGTGATGCCGGTGCACCTCTTCGGGCAGATGGCCGACATGGCGGCCTTCCGCGCCC is drawn from Longimicrobiaceae bacterium and contains these coding sequences:
- a CDS encoding ABC transporter ATP-binding protein produces the protein MKLYLRILRFVRPHAGLFGLSVAAMVAFSALDAASFTLLIPFLSLLFRGDKAVAGAADLFGGRGNVVKRMLDDAMGDMVRHSPPMVAVRNVVLTLFVIFLIKNVILYVKEYTISMVEGRVTRDLRNQTYSHLLHLGFPFFQRTRAGQIISRVTGDVDQMRMVVTSNVSRLLSEVTEAIFVFVLLLLLSWKLTLVALIALPPMLGFWEKLRKRLRQGVLRVLDAVGEVASQIQETVSGIRLVKASGAEPWEEGRFRALTQRHYKALIRNERWRKFFPPMTEMITATAILALIWYGVYLVLDERSLSGADLITVLVLAGKLMAPVKFIAQFPAAVQPGLAAAERVFELLDAPVEITDRADALPVDGFRREIRFEGVGFEYAPGAPVLEDVDLVIRPGQVVALVGPSGAGKSTLADLIPRFHDPTSGRITLDGTDLRDLKLAELRGVLGIVTQETILFHDTVRNNIAYGLPDATPEQVEAAARAANAHEFIAQMPAGYETVLGEKGTRLSGGQRQRIAIARALLRNPPLLILDEATSALDTESERLVQQAIDEVMHDRTVLVIAHRFSTVRRADVIVAMEGGRVVERGTHDELLALDGLYARLYRIQFSTTDEPALHSAE